From Micropterus dolomieu isolate WLL.071019.BEF.003 ecotype Adirondacks linkage group LG06, ASM2129224v1, whole genome shotgun sequence:
CACCATGTATGTACAATATTACATCAAGGtacattcaaaatcaaaattaaatatattagtatatcattaataatataatataatatattaaagtaTATGGTGGTTTACATTCTGTATTAAGGTGCCCCCGAGAATATTTTTGAGGACTACTTTTGCATTCCCTCGCAATAAAGTTTACATTTTCTTGCAACACTGTTGCATTACCTAGTGATATTTTATGTTCCGTTGCAGTATGTTTTGCGTTCTCTCAGAGTAAAGTTTGCAGTCTCTTGCAATACTTCTCATTATCTCGCAGTATTTTTGTGTTACCTCGCAATATGTGTTAATTACTCTCACTACTCTTTAATACTTTTGCGATCTCTCACAATACTCTTCTTCTTATATTGCTTCTGAGCCAtagctgtgtctgtctgttcagcTGCTCCCAGTGCAATGCCCCAGAATGGATCAGCTCATTGAATTTTACTTTACAAAAGTATTGCGAGAGAACACAAAACTTATTGTGAAGTAAGGTGAAATATTGCAAGAGAATGCAAAACATATTGGTAGGAAACATAAAAGATATTGCGAGGTAGCGCAAAATATATTGTAAgagaacacaaaacattttgtgtagTAATGCGAGATACTGCAAGAGAACGCAGAGAAAAGCTAAATATTACGAGGTTACTCAAAATACATTGCAAACGACTGCAAAATACTGCTGATAACGCAAATATTttagatatatttattttactataagatatattttctgaaaaatagttTCACAATGTTTTAAGGTAAACAATGCAACTGATTGtaatctatatatttatatcgGGCTAATTGGAAAGATAATAGTTTAAATCtaatttttatttgcatttatatatattgtataaagCATTTTATATGTATAACATGATATAAAGCATAAACATAGTCTCTATTAATATTGAATGTCTTATAATGTAATTTGATTGTATATATTATTACTGCATAAGTTATATTTACCATCATATAAATGTAGTTACTtttaaattatgaaaatgaTAATATTAGAATATCAGAATGTTAATATATAGTGCTGgaagctgctgttgctgctgtaaaATATATGCtggtaaacaaatgttttgatatgTTATATCAGAGTAATTGGATAGATTGGTTAATAAACAGTGCTGGAAGCTGCTGttgactgtgtgaatgtgtgtctgtgctgcttgttgctgctgtcaaaCTTCAGATAAGCCGGTAGTGAAGCCCGTGGTGAGCGTGTACCCAGCAGCATCCAGAGCCCACCATGAGGGGAAGAGCTCCCTGCTGTGTGTGGCCTCAAACATGTTTCCTCCTCTGGTCCGCTTCTCCTGGAAAAGACGAAAGGATAATGGTCCTCTGGAGGAGCAGGCACCTGCTGAGGAGGTGCAGCTGGAGCTCAGAGAGTCGGGACGCACCGCCGCCATCAGAGTGATTGATGGGGACGCTCTCTCCACGTATAAATACCGCTGCTACGTCCAGCACGAGGGGGGGGAAGTGGAGGCCCAAACAGAACAAGGTAATGAAGGCTTGGTGACTGTGTTCAGCAGAGATTCAGCTTCATGTGGAGACGCTGTCaaagagagcagaggagcagaggactgacatttctttctgactccttttctgtttcagaggtTTCTGCTCTTCCACAACCAGCAGCCCCTGTCCAATCCTGGTACACAGAGAGGCAGCTCTGTCTGATGTACACAGTGCTGATAGTGAAGAGTCTGGTGTACTGCAGTGGACTCTCTCTGCTCAGCATCTTTAGAAAGGGACCGTCCTCTGACCACACTGAAGAGACTGACTCTCCCCCAGCAGCTTCAACTTCTCACCGTCTGCTAATGCCTGAAGAGAAAGTCCAGAGCCGGTCCCTGAAGTACAGAATCTGAGAAGCCCATTATCTCAGACTGAGAGTTCATAATCTTCctcttttaaaacaaataatgaaattatCCAGCCAGCAAGTCCTGTCTGCAAAGCCAAAGCCTGAAGTTCACAAAACTGTCCAGATCTGAACAGCAGATAAGAGGCTCTCTAAGAACTCAATGTTCAGTAGTTTTGTAATGAAATGcttattttatattgaatatttctgttgattttctttttgcttCAATTTCAAAGACtgttaaacatttaacaaaatttgttattcttattcttatttttattagAAATAGTGGTAGTACTTAGTCTATTTGTCTGAATTAATGCGcagtttcaataaaataaactaaaacatttaaatttggaCAATATATAACTTTTATTTTCTAGATACTACAAACTTTAAATCAAGTGATTAAATATCTATAACAGAATTTTTACCTTCAAAATCTCAACTAAATTTTTCTTTACAATGTTTTCTTGAAATAGTTTATgcctttaaatataaaaacatatatgaTGGATGGTCGTCATTGTTGGTCTCTGGGCTCAGTTCAACTCTGTGTGGGTGGAGGGCTCAGTGGAAAAAAAGCTTCCAGACAAcaagagaaaagacaaacagctacagagagggagaggagttgatgagtgtgtacagcaGCAGATATGAATCTGTTCTCAGTGGTTAATCAGCACTTCCTTTCCTGCAGCAGACGGGCTGTGTGGGTTTCTGCTCTGTAGCCTCCTCACCGCTAGCTGCACTTTTTCATATTAATACCACAATGACAGTTACAACCGTCGACTCTGGTTAAAGAATCATTCCAGGAAGTTCAGTTTGATTTCAGCGCTCAGTACTCACTGTCTCAGCTTTGATCTGTGTTATTAATCTGTGAGAGaaacaatattatatataacaaCTCAAATCCTGAACTCAGAGCTGAGAGGCTGAAATAAAAGGAGAAATATTCAACCTCCTGCAGTCTGCTCTGATCCTCACACTGATTCC
This genomic window contains:
- the LOC123972545 gene encoding immunoglobulin lambda-1 light chain-like, with the translated sequence MLFLPAAALCYLCSALVAMAEELIQDQLSQTRRVGEMVSISCGGTDGCDKKHVYWYQKTKTGPFTVILRIDLTDGKFNSRYNHPQQKDFSALRKEYGCDLMISSITLLHSATYYCICWKSVAHRKTPGRNTTLSFLVHNLVSTDSFSSRQVFVLVYFTVGGSSGSNRYLIFGSGTELYVTDKPVVKPVVSVYPAASRAHHEGKSSLLCVASNMFPPLVRFSWKRRKDNGPLEEQAPAEEVQLELRESGRTAAIRVIDGDALSTYKYRCYVQHEGGEVEAQTEQEVSALPQPAAPVQSWYTERQLCLMYTVLIVKSLVYCSGLSLLSIFRKGPSSDHTEETDSPPAASTSHRLLMPEEKVQSRSLKYRI